One Thioclava electrotropha DNA segment encodes these proteins:
- a CDS encoding ZIP family metal transporter: protein MGGMVAGVATAAGAIPALLGRSMSQRTADTMLGFAAGVMLSASYFSLILPGIDVAETMFGSVWVAAAIAAIGIAIGAGFVAWLNATLPHEHFTSGREGADAAQLARIWLFVIAITIHNFPEGLSIGVAFGAGNENGFSVMTGISLQDIPEGLAVAVALIGQGYTRRKAFFVTAMTGAVEPVGALVGAAAVSVSGALLPWGLTFAAGAMLYIISHEILPETHRNGHQNRATAGLLFGLILMMFLDVTLG from the coding sequence ATGGGCGGCATGGTGGCGGGCGTCGCAACGGCTGCCGGGGCGATCCCGGCGCTGCTCGGGCGCTCCATGAGCCAGCGCACCGCCGATACGATGCTGGGCTTCGCGGCGGGCGTGATGCTCTCGGCCTCGTATTTCTCGCTGATCCTGCCGGGCATCGACGTGGCCGAGACCATGTTCGGCTCGGTCTGGGTCGCCGCTGCCATCGCCGCAATCGGCATCGCCATCGGCGCGGGCTTCGTGGCCTGGCTGAACGCGACGCTGCCGCACGAGCATTTCACCTCCGGGCGCGAAGGGGCGGATGCGGCGCAACTGGCGCGGATCTGGCTTTTCGTGATCGCGATCACGATCCACAACTTCCCCGAAGGCCTGTCGATCGGCGTCGCTTTCGGCGCGGGCAACGAGAATGGCTTCTCGGTGATGACCGGCATCTCGCTTCAGGACATCCCCGAGGGGCTGGCCGTGGCCGTTGCGCTGATCGGGCAGGGCTACACCCGCCGCAAAGCCTTCTTCGTCACCGCGATGACCGGGGCGGTCGAACCCGTGGGCGCGCTCGTCGGCGCGGCGGCGGTCTCGGTCTCCGGCGCGTTGCTGCCATGGGGGCTGACCTTCGCGGCGGGCGCCATGCTCTACATCATCAGCCACGAGATCCTGCCCGAGACCCACCGCAACGGGCACCAGAACCGCGCGACCGCGGGGCTGCTTTTCGGGTTGATCCTGATGATGTTCCTCGACGTGACGCTTGGCTGA
- a CDS encoding 50S ribosomal protein L25/general stress protein Ctc, whose translation MAKEIETIEAVARTGTGKGAARQARREGLVPGIVYGDGKDPVAINLDYNRLITRLRKGRFMSTLFNLKMDGQEDVRVICRGVQKDVVKDLPTHVDFMRTHRNSRISLFVHVEFINHEKAPGLKRGGTLVAVRPEVELNVLAGDIPEQIVVDLEGKQIGDTIHISDVDLPKGAKPTIERDFVIANVAPPKGFGGGSSDEDEGEEASEEATEE comes from the coding sequence ATGGCAAAAGAGATCGAAACGATCGAAGCCGTGGCGCGTACGGGGACGGGCAAGGGGGCCGCTCGGCAAGCGCGTCGTGAGGGCCTCGTGCCCGGTATCGTCTACGGCGACGGCAAGGACCCGGTTGCAATCAACCTCGACTACAACCGCCTGATCACCCGCCTGCGCAAAGGCCGCTTCATGTCCACCCTCTTCAACCTGAAGATGGACGGCCAGGAAGATGTCCGCGTGATCTGCCGCGGCGTTCAGAAAGACGTCGTCAAGGACCTGCCGACCCACGTCGACTTCATGCGCACCCACCGCAACTCGCGCATCTCGCTCTTCGTGCATGTCGAGTTCATCAACCACGAGAAGGCGCCCGGCCTGAAGCGCGGCGGCACCCTCGTCGCAGTGCGCCCGGAAGTCGAACTCAACGTTCTCGCCGGTGATATCCCCGAGCAGATCGTGGTCGACCTCGAAGGCAAGCAGATCGGCGACACCATCCACATCTCCGACGTGGACCTGCCGAAAGGCGCCAAGCCGACCATCGAGCGTGACTTCGTGATCGCGAACGTCGCTCCGCCGAAAGGCTTCGGTGGTGGTTCCTCCGACGAGGACGAAGGCGAAGAAGCCAGCGAAGAAGCGACCGAAGAGTAA
- the argF gene encoding ornithine carbamoyltransferase — MNHFLDIHKTDPAALRSMIDQGIAMKQARNGRPKGAPDDEQPLAGHMVALIFEKPSTRTRVSFDVGVRQMGGQSMVLSGADMQLGHGETIADTARVLSRYVDLIMIRTFEEETLLEMAEYASVPVINGLTDRTHPCQIMADVMTYEEQRGPIAGKKVVWSGDGNNVFASFAHAAAQFGFDLTFTGPETLDPERAWLDVAEKAGHPITIERDPVKAVEGADLIVTDTWVSMHDPESAKERRHNQLRPYQVNEELMSHAKPDALFMHCLPAHRNDEATSGVMDGPASVIFDEAENRLHAQKAVMRYCLGK; from the coding sequence ATGAACCATTTCCTCGATATCCACAAAACCGACCCCGCCGCGCTGCGGTCCATGATCGACCAAGGCATCGCGATGAAGCAGGCCCGCAACGGTCGCCCGAAAGGCGCGCCCGATGACGAGCAGCCGCTCGCCGGTCACATGGTCGCGCTGATCTTCGAGAAGCCCTCGACCCGGACCCGCGTCAGCTTCGATGTCGGCGTGCGTCAGATGGGCGGCCAGTCGATGGTGCTCTCGGGCGCGGATATGCAGCTGGGCCATGGCGAGACCATCGCCGACACCGCCCGCGTTCTGTCGCGCTATGTCGATCTGATCATGATCCGGACCTTCGAGGAGGAAACCCTGCTCGAGATGGCGGAATATGCTTCGGTGCCGGTGATCAACGGTCTCACCGACCGCACCCACCCGTGTCAGATCATGGCCGATGTGATGACCTATGAAGAGCAGCGCGGGCCGATCGCGGGCAAGAAGGTGGTCTGGTCGGGCGACGGCAACAACGTCTTCGCGAGCTTCGCCCATGCCGCCGCGCAGTTCGGCTTCGATCTGACCTTCACCGGGCCCGAGACGCTCGACCCCGAGCGCGCCTGGCTGGACGTGGCCGAGAAAGCGGGCCATCCGATCACCATCGAGCGGGATCCGGTCAAGGCGGTCGAAGGCGCCGATCTGATCGTCACCGACACTTGGGTGTCGATGCATGACCCGGAATCCGCGAAGGAGCGCCGCCACAACCAGCTGCGGCCCTATCAGGTCAACGAGGAGCTGATGAGCCACGCCAAGCCCGACGCGCTCTTCATGCATTGCCTGCCCGCGCATCGCAATGACGAGGCGACGAGCGGCGTCATGGACGGCCCGGCTTCGGTGATCTTCGACGAGGCCGAGAACCGTCTGCACGCGCAAAAGGCGGTGATGCGCTACTGCCTCGGCAAGTAA
- a CDS encoding MOSC domain-containing protein, which yields MSATLSRIYRHPIKSIGVEELKDASLEEGRVLPCDRQWAVLHERSKVGVGAEGRADSWGQKINFVIGRSAPGLMGVTSRMLDNGHILLEHPEQWHLEIDPEREADQRKLFEWLRTFWPDSAPRPTALVRGPDRAFTDDPLPYVSLIGQASLDDLSARVGKPIDRRRFRANLWVEGWEPFAEMDLIGKTVRVGEAELQLRACIGRCRATDANLETGERDIDMLAELERHYGHTDLGVFCLVTKQGRIARGDKIEVL from the coding sequence ATGAGCGCAACGCTCTCTCGCATCTACCGACATCCGATCAAGTCGATCGGGGTAGAGGAACTGAAGGACGCGTCCCTTGAAGAGGGGCGCGTCTTGCCTTGCGACCGGCAATGGGCGGTGCTGCACGAGCGCTCCAAGGTAGGTGTCGGCGCGGAGGGACGTGCCGATAGCTGGGGGCAGAAGATCAACTTCGTGATCGGGCGCTCCGCGCCGGGGCTGATGGGGGTGACGTCGCGGATGCTCGATAACGGGCACATCCTGCTGGAGCATCCCGAGCAATGGCATCTCGAGATCGACCCCGAGCGCGAAGCCGACCAGCGCAAGCTATTCGAATGGCTGCGCACCTTCTGGCCGGACAGTGCGCCGCGCCCGACCGCGCTGGTGCGCGGCCCCGACCGGGCCTTCACCGACGATCCCCTGCCCTATGTTTCGCTGATCGGGCAAGCCTCGCTTGATGATCTCTCGGCACGAGTGGGAAAACCGATCGACCGCCGCCGCTTCCGCGCCAATCTCTGGGTCGAGGGCTGGGAGCCCTTCGCGGAGATGGACCTGATCGGCAAGACGGTGCGCGTTGGCGAGGCGGAACTGCAACTGCGCGCCTGTATCGGGCGTTGCCGTGCGACGGACGCCAATCTCGAGACGGGCGAACGCGATATCGACATGCTGGCAGAGCTGGAACGCCACTACGGGCATACCGACCTTGGCGTCTTCTGTCTCGTCACCAAACAGGGCCGCATCGCGCGCGGCGACAAGATCGAGGTACTCTGA
- a CDS encoding aspartate aminotransferase family protein, with protein MIPSVLPTYNRAPLAFVKGEGSWLETADGTRYLDMGAGIAVNALGHAAPELVQALTEQASKLWHVSNLYQIPQQQALADALVEKTFADTVFFTNSGTEAAELAIKMARKYWSAKGEDRVEIITFEGAFHGRSTGAISATPNSEKMVKGFGPLLPGFTQLPWGDHEALKAAVTDKIAAILIEPIQGEGGIRPVPDQCLKGLRDLCDETGALLIFDEVQCGVGRSGRLFAHEWAGITPDIMMVAKGIGGGFPLGAVLATEDAASGMVAGTHGSTYGGNPLGCAVGAKVMEIVSEPAFLDQVNARAGFLRQKLEGLIAAHPDTFESVRGTGLMLGLKCKRAPTDLVAAAYDQHLLTVPAADNVLRLLPALNISEADLAEAVTRLDAAASQLEKAA; from the coding sequence ATGATCCCCTCCGTTTTGCCGACCTATAATCGCGCACCGCTCGCCTTCGTGAAGGGCGAGGGCTCCTGGCTGGAGACGGCGGACGGGACCCGATATCTCGACATGGGCGCGGGGATCGCGGTGAATGCGCTGGGTCATGCCGCCCCCGAACTGGTGCAGGCGCTGACCGAGCAGGCGAGCAAGCTGTGGCATGTCTCGAACCTCTACCAGATTCCGCAGCAGCAGGCGCTGGCCGACGCGCTGGTCGAGAAGACCTTCGCCGATACGGTCTTCTTCACCAATTCCGGCACCGAGGCTGCGGAACTCGCGATCAAGATGGCGCGGAAATACTGGTCCGCGAAAGGCGAGGACCGGGTGGAGATAATCACCTTCGAGGGCGCCTTCCACGGCCGCTCCACCGGTGCGATCTCGGCCACGCCGAATTCGGAAAAGATGGTGAAGGGCTTCGGCCCGCTGCTGCCCGGTTTCACCCAGCTTCCCTGGGGCGATCACGAGGCGCTGAAGGCCGCCGTCACCGACAAGATCGCCGCAATCCTGATCGAGCCGATCCAGGGCGAGGGCGGGATCCGCCCGGTGCCCGATCAATGTCTGAAAGGGCTGCGCGATCTCTGCGACGAGACCGGCGCGCTCCTGATCTTCGACGAGGTGCAATGCGGCGTGGGCCGCTCGGGTCGGCTCTTCGCGCATGAATGGGCAGGCATCACCCCCGATATCATGATGGTCGCGAAGGGCATCGGCGGGGGCTTCCCGCTGGGTGCTGTGCTGGCTACAGAAGACGCCGCCTCCGGCATGGTCGCGGGCACGCATGGCTCGACCTATGGCGGCAACCCGCTGGGCTGCGCTGTCGGCGCCAAGGTGATGGAGATCGTCTCCGAGCCCGCCTTCCTCGATCAGGTGAACGCGCGCGCTGGCTTCCTGCGTCAGAAGCTCGAAGGGCTGATCGCCGCGCATCCCGACACGTTCGAGAGCGTACGCGGCACCGGTCTGATGCTCGGGCTCAAATGCAAGCGCGCGCCGACCGATCTCGTCGCCGCCGCCTATGATCAGCACCTGCTGACCGTGCCCGCTGCCGACAATGTGCTGCGCCTTCTGCCCGCGCTGAACATTTCCGAGGCCGATCTGGCCGAGGCCGTGACCCGGCTCGATGCCGCCGCGTCGCAACTCGAAAAGGCCGCCTGA
- a CDS encoding bifunctional helix-turn-helix transcriptional regulator/GNAT family N-acetyltransferase yields the protein MDALAHIRRFNRAVTRQVGALNSSFLDRGRPLGSARVLNAIGRGQGDVAKLRQALALDSGLMSRLLRGLEAEGLVVVEDDPEDGRRRIACLTEAGQAEFAEYERLSDAQAADILSRHPDQSALLAAMDLIATALTRAEIEIVPCDPRDPRARDCLAQYYAELAARFEGGFDVNLSKDPEADDMRPPRGTFLIALSDGVPVGCAALKGGADYAEVKRVWIAPAARGLGLARQLMEAVEAAARDLGQLHLRLDTNSALPEAVAMYHRFGWDEIDRFNDDPYPDRFFEKRLRP from the coding sequence ATGGACGCACTCGCACATATACGCCGGTTCAACCGGGCCGTCACCCGGCAGGTGGGCGCGCTGAACTCCTCCTTCCTCGATCGCGGGCGGCCTTTGGGCTCTGCACGGGTGCTCAATGCGATCGGGCGCGGGCAGGGCGATGTCGCGAAGCTGCGTCAGGCGTTGGCGCTCGATTCCGGGTTGATGAGCCGTCTGTTGCGCGGGCTGGAGGCTGAGGGGCTGGTGGTCGTGGAGGACGATCCCGAAGACGGGCGACGCCGCATCGCGTGTCTGACCGAGGCGGGGCAGGCGGAATTCGCGGAATATGAACGGCTCTCCGATGCGCAGGCGGCGGATATCCTCTCGCGTCATCCCGACCAGAGCGCGCTCTTGGCGGCGATGGACCTGATCGCGACGGCGCTGACCCGCGCCGAGATCGAGATCGTGCCCTGCGATCCGCGCGATCCGCGGGCGCGGGATTGTCTTGCGCAGTATTACGCGGAGCTTGCCGCCCGGTTCGAAGGCGGCTTCGATGTGAACCTGTCGAAAGACCCCGAGGCCGACGATATGCGCCCTCCTCGCGGCACCTTCCTGATCGCACTATCCGACGGGGTGCCGGTTGGTTGCGCGGCGCTGAAGGGCGGCGCGGATTATGCCGAGGTGAAGCGCGTCTGGATCGCACCTGCCGCGCGCGGCCTCGGGTTGGCGCGGCAGTTGATGGAGGCGGTTGAGGCGGCGGCGCGCGACTTGGGCCAGCTGCATCTGCGGCTCGATACCAATTCCGCACTGCCCGAAGCGGTCGCCATGTATCACCGCTTCGGCTGGGATGAGATCGATCGCTTCAACGACGATCCCTATCCCGACCGGTTCTTTGAAAAGCGCCTAAGACCTTAG
- the yihA gene encoding ribosome biogenesis GTP-binding protein YihA/YsxC, with product MELNFPLAEAPDDFSRERGRKLFAAPVEFLKGVVAMKGLPPADRIEVCFAGRSNVGKSSLINALTNRRNLARASNTPGRTQEINYFTTQDGPYLVDLPGYGFAQAPVAVVAKWQALLKDYLSGRATLRRAFVLIDTRHGVKAVDEEILTLLDRAAVPFQVVMTKADKVSAKDCEKVLDQVRKALTKHPAAFPEIVLTSSEKGDGIETLRAIIAGLE from the coding sequence ATGGAGTTAAATTTCCCGCTGGCCGAGGCCCCCGACGATTTTTCGCGTGAGCGCGGTCGCAAGCTCTTCGCCGCGCCCGTCGAGTTCCTCAAGGGCGTCGTCGCAATGAAGGGGCTGCCGCCTGCCGACCGGATCGAGGTCTGCTTCGCGGGCCGCTCCAATGTCGGCAAGTCGAGCCTGATCAACGCGCTCACGAACCGTCGCAACCTTGCGCGGGCGTCGAACACGCCGGGCCGGACGCAGGAGATCAACTATTTCACCACGCAGGACGGTCCCTATCTGGTCGACCTTCCGGGCTATGGGTTCGCGCAGGCCCCCGTCGCGGTGGTCGCGAAATGGCAGGCGCTGCTGAAGGATTACCTGTCGGGCCGCGCCACGCTGCGCCGCGCCTTCGTGCTGATCGACACGCGTCACGGCGTGAAAGCGGTGGACGAGGAAATCCTGACGCTGCTCGACCGTGCTGCCGTCCCCTTCCAGGTCGTGATGACGAAGGCGGACAAGGTCAGCGCAAAGGATTGCGAGAAGGTGCTGGATCAGGTGCGCAAGGCGCTGACGAAGCACCCGGCCGCCTTCCCCGAGATCGTGCTGACCTCGTCCGAGAAGGGCGACGGGATCGAGACGCTGCGCGCGATCATCGCCGGGCTGGAGTAA
- the yidC gene encoding membrane protein insertase YidC has protein sequence MDNQNKNLILAVVLSALVLGVWTYFFPPTEDTTTAPSQPVAEQSATPEGTDIAPKTAADSTGAPVDTATMSQAASAQSQSAARIEIDTPAVEGSISTLGGRFDDLSLKKYKETLDEDSPDVRLLSPISGDTGNSTLPYYVVYGWLPAGGLPGDQVPGPNTVWRQVGNGKLTPDTPVTLQWDNGHGLTFQREISVDDKYLFTIKQSVQNGTDAAVKLAPYGIIARHGIPQERRVYVLHEGLVAMDDGNLEEIKYKNITKLDNKGAEGQAEIKQVQDAGWTGFTDKYWQTVLAPISGPFTSVVKYSGEKSDIYQTETRLPVIDVAPGAKGDAQTHLFAGAKEWETLRDYQDNVPIPKFVDSLDWGWFYFLTKPMFRLLHFLHGAIGNMGWAIIALTFIIKLIVFPLARKSYISMARMKELQPEMEKMKEAAGDDRQKMQQGMMELYKKHKVNPAAGCLPLLIQIPIFFSLYKVIYVTIELYHAPWIGWIHDLSAPDPTSILNLFGLLPFAAPDPGSPLFILSLGILPILLGVSMWFQQRLNPAPTDKTQAMIFAWMPWVFMFMLGSFASGLVLYWITNNTITFLQQYTIMSMHGKRPDLFGNIKESFQRKKPAEEKK, from the coding sequence ATGGACAACCAAAACAAGAATCTCATTCTCGCGGTGGTGCTTTCCGCGCTCGTGCTGGGCGTCTGGACCTACTTCTTCCCGCCCACGGAAGACACGACAACGGCACCGAGCCAACCGGTCGCGGAGCAGAGCGCTACGCCCGAAGGCACTGATATCGCACCGAAGACCGCCGCCGACTCCACGGGCGCACCGGTCGATACGGCGACGATGTCCCAAGCCGCGAGCGCCCAGTCCCAGAGCGCCGCGCGGATCGAGATCGACACCCCCGCGGTCGAGGGCTCGATCTCGACTCTCGGCGGGCGTTTCGACGACCTCTCGCTCAAGAAATACAAGGAAACGCTGGACGAGGATTCGCCCGACGTGCGTCTTCTGTCGCCGATCAGCGGCGATACCGGCAATTCGACCCTGCCCTATTACGTCGTCTATGGCTGGCTGCCCGCAGGCGGTCTGCCCGGCGATCAGGTGCCCGGTCCGAACACGGTCTGGAGGCAGGTCGGCAACGGCAAGCTCACGCCCGACACCCCGGTCACGCTGCAATGGGACAACGGCCACGGCCTGACCTTCCAGCGCGAGATCTCGGTCGACGACAAGTATCTCTTCACGATCAAGCAGTCGGTGCAGAACGGCACCGACGCCGCCGTGAAGCTTGCCCCCTACGGCATCATCGCGCGTCACGGCATCCCGCAGGAGCGCCGCGTCTACGTGCTCCACGAAGGCCTCGTGGCGATGGATGACGGCAATCTCGAAGAGATCAAATACAAGAACATCACCAAGCTCGACAACAAGGGCGCAGAGGGTCAGGCCGAGATCAAGCAGGTGCAGGACGCCGGCTGGACGGGCTTCACCGACAAATACTGGCAGACCGTTCTGGCGCCGATTTCGGGCCCGTTCACCTCTGTCGTGAAATATTCGGGCGAGAAGTCCGACATCTACCAGACCGAGACCCGCCTGCCCGTGATCGACGTGGCGCCCGGCGCCAAGGGCGACGCGCAGACCCACCTCTTCGCCGGTGCGAAGGAATGGGAAACCCTGCGCGACTATCAGGACAATGTCCCGATCCCGAAATTCGTCGACTCGCTCGACTGGGGCTGGTTCTACTTCCTCACCAAGCCGATGTTCCGCCTGCTGCACTTCCTGCACGGCGCGATCGGCAACATGGGCTGGGCGATCATCGCACTGACCTTCATCATCAAGCTGATCGTCTTCCCGCTGGCACGGAAGTCCTACATCTCGATGGCGCGCATGAAAGAGCTGCAGCCCGAGATGGAGAAGATGAAGGAAGCCGCTGGCGACGACCGCCAGAAGATGCAGCAGGGCATGATGGAGCTCTACAAGAAGCACAAGGTGAACCCCGCGGCGGGCTGTCTGCCGCTTCTGATCCAGATCCCGATCTTCTTCTCGCTCTATAAGGTGATCTACGTCACGATCGAGCTGTATCACGCGCCGTGGATCGGCTGGATCCATGACCTCTCGGCGCCCGATCCGACCTCGATCCTGAACCTGTTCGGCCTGCTGCCCTTCGCAGCGCCCGATCCGGGCTCGCCGCTCTTCATCCTGTCGCTCGGCATCCTGCCGATCCTGCTCGGTGTGTCGATGTGGTTCCAGCAGCGCCTGAACCCGGCGCCGACGGACAAGACGCAGGCTATGATCTTCGCGTGGATGCCGTGGGTCTTCATGTTCATGCTGGGCAGCTTCGCCTCGGGGCTCGTGCTGTACTGGATCACGAACAACACGATCACGTTCCTCCAGCAGTACACGATCATGTCGATGCACGGGAAACGCCCGGATCTGTTCGGCAATATCAAAGAGAGCTTCCAGCGGAAGAAACCCGCCGAAGAGAAGAAATGA
- a CDS encoding alpha-hydroxy acid oxidase, whose protein sequence is MPVITSIADLKRLHKRRTPKMFYDYAESGSYTEQTFRENTEDFAQIRLNQRIARDMTGRTTKSTMLDQEVAMPVALAPVGLTGMQRADGEIKAAKAAEKFGVPYTLSTMSICSIEDVAENVSQPFWFQIYTLTDDDYNKRVLERARAAGCSALVITVDLQLLGQRHKDLKNGLTAPPKFTPAVLADLATKWRWGIEMLQTKRRFFGNIVGHVDSAADPASLSSWTAEKFDQSLNWDRIKQLMDMWGGKVILKGILSEEDAEMAAATGADAIVVSNHGGRQLDGALSSIRMLPKIVNAVGDKTEVWLDSGIRSGQDVLKALALGAKGVMIGRAYVYGLGAMGEPGVTKALEVIQKELDTSMALCGERRIEDLGRDDLLIPNGFFDTYS, encoded by the coding sequence ATGCCCGTCATCACCTCCATCGCCGATCTGAAACGTCTGCATAAGCGCCGCACGCCGAAGATGTTCTACGATTACGCGGAAAGCGGCTCGTACACCGAGCAGACCTTCCGCGAGAACACCGAGGACTTCGCGCAGATCCGCCTCAACCAGCGTATCGCGCGGGACATGACGGGCCGCACGACGAAATCGACGATGCTGGATCAGGAGGTCGCGATGCCGGTGGCGCTGGCGCCCGTGGGGCTGACCGGGATGCAGCGCGCCGATGGCGAGATCAAGGCGGCGAAGGCGGCGGAGAAATTCGGCGTGCCTTATACGCTCTCGACCATGTCGATCTGCTCGATCGAGGACGTCGCCGAGAATGTCAGCCAGCCCTTCTGGTTCCAGATCTACACGCTGACCGATGACGACTATAACAAGCGCGTGCTGGAGCGGGCACGGGCAGCAGGCTGTTCGGCGCTGGTGATCACGGTCGATCTGCAGCTGCTGGGCCAGCGGCACAAGGATCTGAAGAACGGCCTCACCGCGCCGCCGAAATTCACCCCCGCCGTGCTGGCGGATCTGGCGACGAAATGGCGCTGGGGCATTGAGATGCTGCAGACCAAGCGGCGTTTCTTCGGCAATATCGTGGGCCATGTGGACAGCGCCGCTGACCCGGCCTCGCTGTCGTCATGGACTGCGGAGAAGTTCGACCAGTCGCTGAACTGGGATCGGATCAAGCAGCTCATGGATATGTGGGGCGGCAAGGTGATCCTGAAGGGGATCCTCAGCGAGGAAGACGCCGAGATGGCCGCCGCGACCGGAGCCGATGCGATCGTGGTCTCGAACCATGGCGGGCGACAGCTGGACGGGGCGCTGAGCTCGATCCGGATGCTGCCGAAGATCGTCAACGCGGTCGGCGACAAGACCGAGGTCTGGCTCGACAGCGGTATCCGCTCGGGGCAGGACGTGCTCAAGGCGCTGGCGCTTGGCGCGAAGGGCGTGATGATCGGGCGCGCCTATGTCTACGGTCTGGGCGCGATGGGCGAGCCGGGCGTGACAAAGGCGCTGGAGGTCATCCAGAAGGAGCTCGACACCTCCATGGCGCTGTGTGGCGAGCGTCGGATCGAAGATCTGGGCCGGGACGATCTGCTGATCCCCAACGGCTTCTTCGACACCTATTCCTGA
- a CDS encoding bifunctional diguanylate cyclase/phosphodiesterase, translating to MGNDGGKRAARKSELRARYQGKPGPVLLRREMIAFLPACGLALLWVGPEAMVLIGLTAILVGWMTRPLPVPPEIDEEGCDPATGLLPPSAAIAEMAASLQDSQRRNRPTGCLILGLDAPDQVLRRLHPKEFDLLLRRIGERLQAQLRSGDVVTRWDGARFAVLLRPTPRLGLEGMIQLCGRLQEAVSEPYVIAEQTQEITMHIGFHLVGRSAAAPAYRDDAATQAKADARANTEAEAALSRAETAAIRAMQSGPGAIRSSRSDKIATKDPGPHPLSASVGEALEAGHIKAFFLPQISTDTGDISGFQAIPRWLHAQRGILTESEILPAIEAAGLGARFSEVMLYAAFGALRDIARDGSDFGPASLPFLPGQMGDPKLAERLAWEFDRFEIAPTRLRLIVPQAMVARLDDPVCSHTLHAIKRLGCLIELAGFGSGPVSAETIRQIGPQRLRIHRSLTAEIDHNTEHQRLTAAIVSMAEGLGLETLAEGVPGIAEHAMLCQLGCSAVQGPAIAAPMPISEFLEWAERHRTKLDATPQIGRR from the coding sequence ATGGGAAATGACGGGGGCAAGCGCGCCGCCCGCAAATCAGAGCTGCGCGCAAGATATCAGGGCAAGCCGGGTCCGGTTCTGCTCCGACGCGAGATGATCGCCTTTTTGCCGGCCTGCGGGCTCGCCCTGCTTTGGGTCGGGCCGGAGGCGATGGTGCTGATCGGTCTGACCGCGATTCTGGTGGGCTGGATGACCCGCCCCCTGCCCGTTCCGCCCGAGATCGACGAGGAAGGATGCGACCCCGCGACGGGCCTCCTGCCGCCGAGTGCCGCGATTGCCGAGATGGCCGCCTCCTTGCAGGATTCGCAGCGGCGCAATCGCCCGACCGGATGCCTTATCCTCGGGCTCGACGCTCCCGATCAGGTGCTGCGGCGGCTGCACCCGAAGGAATTCGATCTTCTGCTGCGCCGGATCGGCGAACGGCTGCAGGCGCAGTTGCGCAGCGGCGATGTGGTCACGCGCTGGGACGGCGCGCGTTTCGCGGTGCTGCTGCGCCCGACGCCGCGGCTTGGCCTCGAAGGGATGATCCAGCTTTGCGGTCGCCTTCAGGAAGCGGTGAGCGAGCCTTACGTGATCGCCGAGCAGACGCAGGAGATCACCATGCATATCGGGTTTCACCTCGTGGGCCGAAGTGCCGCGGCCCCGGCCTATCGCGACGACGCGGCCACGCAGGCCAAGGCCGACGCGCGCGCCAACACAGAGGCGGAGGCGGCGCTCTCGCGCGCCGAGACCGCGGCCATCCGCGCGATGCAGTCCGGCCCGGGGGCGATCCGCTCCTCCCGCTCGGACAAGATCGCCACGAAAGACCCGGGCCCGCATCCGCTGTCCGCCAGTGTCGGAGAGGCGCTCGAAGCGGGCCATATCAAGGCGTTTTTCCTGCCGCAGATTTCCACCGACACAGGCGATATCAGCGGGTTTCAGGCGATTCCGCGCTGGCTTCATGCGCAACGCGGGATCCTGACCGAAAGCGAGATACTCCCCGCGATCGAGGCGGCAGGGTTGGGCGCGCGCTTCTCCGAGGTGATGCTTTACGCGGCCTTCGGCGCGCTGCGCGACATCGCCCGCGATGGCAGCGATTTCGGCCCGGCCTCGCTTCCCTTCCTGCCCGGACAGATGGGCGACCCGAAGCTGGCCGAGCGGTTGGCCTGGGAATTCGACCGCTTCGAGATCGCCCCGACCCGGCTGCGGCTGATCGTCCCGCAGGCGATGGTGGCACGGCTCGACGATCCGGTCTGCAGCCATACGCTGCACGCGATCAAGCGCCTCGGCTGCCTGATCGAACTGGCGGGATTCGGCTCCGGCCCCGTCTCGGCGGAGACGATCCGCCAGATCGGGCCGCAGCGGCTTCGCATCCATCGCTCGCTCACGGCAGAGATCGACCACAACACCGAACATCAGCGCCTGACCGCCGCGATCGTGTCGATGGCCGAGGGGCTGGGGCTGGAGACGCTCGCCGAAGGGGTGCCGGGGATCGCCGAACACGCGATGCTGTGCCAGTTGGGCTGCTCGGCGGTGCAGGGCCCGGCGATTGCCGCGCCGATGCCGATCAGCGAATTCCTCGAATGGGCGGAACGCCATCGCACCAAGCTCGACGCGACGCCGCAAATCGGCAGGCGTTGA